A genomic stretch from Seriola aureovittata isolate HTS-2021-v1 ecotype China chromosome 13, ASM2101889v1, whole genome shotgun sequence includes:
- the LOC130179704 gene encoding uncharacterized protein LOC130179704 isoform X1 — protein MWDKKEWQQQLCFLSIGNLGIKCLTLPHQAKELGLTGNSRHFVPDYAGRTESLRALVKAQGCRNLSAKLDWTVEADSDFICLKQDLSQATSLAPPDYTQPFFLDVSERQASAYGVLYQKQRGIRRVLIYCSVRFDVQEKRAASCVRYAAAVAKLTEEIAPVVMHHPLIILTSHATVAFVTSSAFTLTPLRQSRILKVLTQPHITFVHQGINMAEQILEGTPHCCITATKDRTKVRTDLSETPLVNPEVEIYTDGCCFRHPDRGLQAGYAVVELGIDGTPRILKQEQMTGSVSAQKAELRAVISALELSQEKSANIYTDSAYVYNAVHRDLTGWMQAGFRTSGGKSMAHERMMRELAEALQLPKRVAIMKVKGHSTLDDREAKGNDAADQAAKQAAGYTVNMIMLVTDMQIADDVNMETVKAAQETASQEIKTQWKSKGGQQNSQGIWHVNSQVIMPPQWLNSMLTQTHGPDHRSTGQMTHDLRHWWIDEFSIPTDSPTGESFSTREQEPELGSGGPPEFLYLKAIKRKWSEQRWTGSFKVTARTNSAVKLAGKGYNWYHLSQCAKNTTAQEKEAEGNKKKK, from the exons ATGTGGGACAAGAAGgagtggcagcagcagttgtgCTTCCTGAGTATAGGAAATCTTGGTATAAAATGTCTAACACTACCACATCAGGCTAAAGAGTTGGGTCTTACAGGTAACTCcagacattttgtgcctgattaTGCCGGTAGGACTGAGTCTCTGCGTGCACTGGTTAAAGCTCAGGGGTGCCGCAACCTCAGTGCCAAGTTGGACTGGACGGTTGAGGctgattcagattttatttgtctCAAACAGGATTTGTCACAGGCCACATCTTTGGCGCCCCCCGATTACACTCAACCGTTTTTTCTCGATGTTTCTGAAAGACAAGCGTCTGCATATGGTGTTCTCTATCAGAAACAAAGGGGGATTAGGAGAGTGTTAATATACTGTAGTGTACGGTTTGATGTACAGGAAAAAAGAGCCGCTTCATGTGTCAGatatgcagcagcagtagctaaATTGACAGAAGAAATTGCACCTGTAGTCATGCACCACCCACTGATAATCTTAACCTCTCACGCTACAGTTGCATTTGTGACATCCTCTGCATTCACACTGACACCACTAAGACAGAGCAGGATTCTCAAAGTGCTAACACAACCACACATAACATTTGTACATCAAGGAATCAACATGGCAGAACAAATATTGGAAGGGACACCACATTGTTGTATAACAGCTACAAAGGACAGGACCAAGGTGAGGACTGATTTGAGTGAAACACCTTTGGTAAATCCTGAAGTGGAAATATATACAGATGGCTGTTGTTTCAGACATCCAGACCGTGGCTTGCAGGCAGGATACGCTGTGGTGGAACTAGGGATAGATGGGACCCCCAGAATACTCAAACAGGAACAGATGACAGGAAGCGTGTCAGCCCAGAAAGCAGAACTAAGAGCAGTCATATCAGCATTAGAATTGTCACAGGAAAAAAGCGCAAATATTTATACTGATTCCGCTTATGTATATAATGCAGTACACAGGGACTTAACAGGATGGATGCAGGCAGGTTTTAGGACAAGTGGGGGTAAAAGCATGGCTCATGAAAGAATGATGAGGGAGTTAGCAGAAGCTCTACAACTTCCAAAACGGGTGGCAATAATGAAAGTTAAAGGACATAGCACTCTAGATGATAGAGAAGCCAAAGGAAATGATGCAGCTGATCAAGCAGCGAAACAGGCAGCAGgatacactgtaaatatgatAATGTTAGTCACAGACATGCAGATCGCTGATGATGTGAATATGGAAACAGTCAAAGCAGCACAAGAAACTGCATCACAAGAGATAAAGACTCAGTGGAAGTCAAAAGGGGGACAACAGAACAGCCAAGGAATATGGCATGTAAATAGTCAGGTGATAATGCCCCCTCAGTGGCTAAACAGCATGTTGACACAGACTCATGGACCTGACCACAGGAGCACTGGACAAATGACACATGACTTACGACACTGGTGGATTGACG AATTTTCCATCCCCACAGATTCACCAACAGGAGAGAGTTTCTCCACGCGGGAACAGGAGCCAGAGCTAGGATCAGGAGGACCTCCAGAGTTCCTGTATCTGAAGGCCATAAAGAGGAAGTGGAGTGAACAACGATGGACAGGATCATTCAAAGTGACAGCCAGAACAAACTCGGCAGTAAAACTGGCTGGGAAGGGTTACAACTGGTATCACCTCTCTCAGTGTGCTAAGAACACCACAGCACAGGAGAAGGAAGCCgaggggaataaaaaaaaaaaataa
- the LOC130179704 gene encoding uncharacterized protein LOC130179704 isoform X2, which yields MWDKKEWQQQLCFLSIGNLGIKCLTLPHQAKELGLTGNSRHFVPDYAGRTESLRALVKAQGCRNLSAKLDWTVEADSDFICLKQDLSQATSLAPPDYTQPFFLDVSERQASAYGVLYQKQRGIRRVLIYCSVRFDVQEKRAASCVRYAAAVAKLTEEIAPVVMHHPLIILTSHATVAFVTSSAFTLTPLRQSRILKVLTQPHITFVHQGINMAEQILEGTPHCCITATKDRTKVRTDLSETPLVNPEVEIYTDGCCFRHPDRGLQAGYAVVELGIDGTPRILKQEQMTGSVSAQKAELRAVISALELSQEKSANIYTDSAYVYNAVHRDLTGWMQAGFRTSGGKSMAHERMMRELAEALQLPKRVAIMKVKGHSTLDDREAKGNDAADQAAKQAAGYTVNMIMLVTDMQIADDVNMETVKAAQETASQEIKTQWKSKGGQQNSQGIWHVNSQVIMPPQWLNSMLTQTHGPDHRSTGQMTHDLRHWWIDDSPTGESFSTREQEPELGSGGPPEFLYLKAIKRKWSEQRWTGSFKVTARTNSAVKLAGKGYNWYHLSQCAKNTTAQEKEAEGNKKKK from the exons ATGTGGGACAAGAAGgagtggcagcagcagttgtgCTTCCTGAGTATAGGAAATCTTGGTATAAAATGTCTAACACTACCACATCAGGCTAAAGAGTTGGGTCTTACAGGTAACTCcagacattttgtgcctgattaTGCCGGTAGGACTGAGTCTCTGCGTGCACTGGTTAAAGCTCAGGGGTGCCGCAACCTCAGTGCCAAGTTGGACTGGACGGTTGAGGctgattcagattttatttgtctCAAACAGGATTTGTCACAGGCCACATCTTTGGCGCCCCCCGATTACACTCAACCGTTTTTTCTCGATGTTTCTGAAAGACAAGCGTCTGCATATGGTGTTCTCTATCAGAAACAAAGGGGGATTAGGAGAGTGTTAATATACTGTAGTGTACGGTTTGATGTACAGGAAAAAAGAGCCGCTTCATGTGTCAGatatgcagcagcagtagctaaATTGACAGAAGAAATTGCACCTGTAGTCATGCACCACCCACTGATAATCTTAACCTCTCACGCTACAGTTGCATTTGTGACATCCTCTGCATTCACACTGACACCACTAAGACAGAGCAGGATTCTCAAAGTGCTAACACAACCACACATAACATTTGTACATCAAGGAATCAACATGGCAGAACAAATATTGGAAGGGACACCACATTGTTGTATAACAGCTACAAAGGACAGGACCAAGGTGAGGACTGATTTGAGTGAAACACCTTTGGTAAATCCTGAAGTGGAAATATATACAGATGGCTGTTGTTTCAGACATCCAGACCGTGGCTTGCAGGCAGGATACGCTGTGGTGGAACTAGGGATAGATGGGACCCCCAGAATACTCAAACAGGAACAGATGACAGGAAGCGTGTCAGCCCAGAAAGCAGAACTAAGAGCAGTCATATCAGCATTAGAATTGTCACAGGAAAAAAGCGCAAATATTTATACTGATTCCGCTTATGTATATAATGCAGTACACAGGGACTTAACAGGATGGATGCAGGCAGGTTTTAGGACAAGTGGGGGTAAAAGCATGGCTCATGAAAGAATGATGAGGGAGTTAGCAGAAGCTCTACAACTTCCAAAACGGGTGGCAATAATGAAAGTTAAAGGACATAGCACTCTAGATGATAGAGAAGCCAAAGGAAATGATGCAGCTGATCAAGCAGCGAAACAGGCAGCAGgatacactgtaaatatgatAATGTTAGTCACAGACATGCAGATCGCTGATGATGTGAATATGGAAACAGTCAAAGCAGCACAAGAAACTGCATCACAAGAGATAAAGACTCAGTGGAAGTCAAAAGGGGGACAACAGAACAGCCAAGGAATATGGCATGTAAATAGTCAGGTGATAATGCCCCCTCAGTGGCTAAACAGCATGTTGACACAGACTCATGGACCTGACCACAGGAGCACTGGACAAATGACACATGACTTACGACACTGGTGGATTGACG ATTCACCAACAGGAGAGAGTTTCTCCACGCGGGAACAGGAGCCAGAGCTAGGATCAGGAGGACCTCCAGAGTTCCTGTATCTGAAGGCCATAAAGAGGAAGTGGAGTGAACAACGATGGACAGGATCATTCAAAGTGACAGCCAGAACAAACTCGGCAGTAAAACTGGCTGGGAAGGGTTACAACTGGTATCACCTCTCTCAGTGTGCTAAGAACACCACAGCACAGGAGAAGGAAGCCgaggggaataaaaaaaaaaaataa